In Leuconostocaceae bacterium ESL0723, the following proteins share a genomic window:
- the glnA gene encoding type I glutamate--ammonia ligase translates to MAGTQYTKEDIKQIVADENVEFIRVTFTDVLGTIKNVEVPTSQLDKVLDNDLMFDGSSIEGFVRINESDMYLYPDLSTFMIFPWETDSHGGKVARLIADVYTADREPFPGDPRYVLREALAKAKDAGFTQFNVGTEPEFFLFKLDDKGNPTTELNDQGGYFDLAPLDLGENVRREIVLTLEKMNFEVEAAHHEVAEGQHEVDFKYANALEAADKIQTFKLVVKTVARRNGYYATFMPKPVSGINGSGMHTNMSLFTADGKNAFEDKADEMGLSNTAYHFLGGILTHATAITALANPTVNSYKRLTPGFEAPVYVAWSTSNRSPMVRVPASRGQATRLELRSVDPTANPYTSLAAMLMAGLDGIKREIEPRASVDKNIYLMDEAERKKAGITDLPDTLLDAVEDLAADDVIVDAIGRHIADKFIEAKKIEYTSYRQYVSKWELDTYLDNY, encoded by the coding sequence ATGGCGGGTACGCAGTACACTAAGGAAGATATCAAGCAGATTGTTGCTGATGAGAACGTTGAATTTATTCGGGTAACCTTTACCGACGTTCTGGGAACCATCAAGAACGTTGAGGTGCCTACTTCACAGTTGGATAAGGTCTTGGATAACGACCTGATGTTTGATGGTTCTTCCATCGAAGGCTTTGTGCGGATTAACGAATCCGACATGTACCTGTACCCTGATTTGTCGACTTTCATGATTTTCCCTTGGGAAACTGATAGCCACGGTGGTAAGGTTGCGCGTTTGATTGCTGATGTTTATACGGCCGATCGCGAACCTTTCCCTGGCGACCCTCGCTATGTACTGCGCGAGGCCTTGGCTAAGGCTAAGGACGCTGGCTTTACCCAGTTTAACGTCGGTACTGAACCAGAATTCTTCCTCTTCAAGCTTGATGATAAGGGCAACCCAACCACTGAGCTCAACGACCAGGGTGGTTACTTTGACTTGGCACCCCTGGACTTGGGTGAAAACGTTCGTCGCGAAATCGTTTTGACCCTGGAAAAGATGAACTTTGAAGTTGAAGCAGCCCACCACGAAGTGGCCGAAGGACAGCACGAGGTTGACTTCAAGTATGCCAACGCCTTGGAAGCTGCTGATAAGATTCAGACCTTCAAGTTGGTAGTTAAGACGGTGGCCCGTCGGAACGGTTACTATGCAACCTTCATGCCAAAGCCAGTTTCTGGTATTAACGGTTCAGGAATGCACACCAACATGTCACTCTTTACCGCTGATGGTAAGAACGCCTTTGAAGATAAGGCGGATGAGATGGGTCTGTCAAACACGGCCTACCACTTCCTAGGTGGTATCTTGACCCACGCCACGGCGATTACGGCCTTGGCTAACCCAACGGTTAACTCTTACAAGCGTTTGACTCCTGGCTTTGAAGCCCCAGTTTACGTGGCATGGTCAACTTCAAACCGTTCACCAATGGTTCGAGTACCGGCTTCACGCGGTCAGGCAACTCGTTTGGAGCTGCGTTCGGTTGACCCAACGGCTAACCCTTATACTTCTCTGGCAGCCATGTTAATGGCCGGCTTGGATGGTATCAAGCGTGAGATCGAGCCACGCGCCTCAGTTGATAAGAACATCTACTTGATGGACGAGGCTGAGCGTAAGAAGGCTGGTATCACTGACCTGCCTGACACGCTCCTGGATGCGGTCGAAGATTTGGCTGCCGATGATGTCATCGTGGATGCTATTGGCCGCCACATTGCGGACAAGTTCATCGAAGCTAAGAAGATTGAGTATACTTCATACCGCCAGTATGTAAGTAAGTGGGAATTGGACACTTACTTGGACAACTATTAA
- a CDS encoding metallophosphoesterase — MLTFIHAADLHLGHPFQGLDGQLPPVWADRVQRATQQAFTSLIDRAVAEPVDLVVLAGDLFYRQAVSPRVEAVVQSGFERLAAAGIPVYLSFGNHDFGNQVRPDWPSNVHVFGPEVSSMTLTTKAGVSVVLTGFSYQHRHQNQAEIDHFPNRTPGSSAYYLGLYHGDVGSRTGDYAGASLGDLLAKNYNYWALGHIHQRQVINQVPPVLYPGSLQGLSAKESGPKGFYLVQQDRDFTQAPELNFVPVSPVVWQTVALYQVGSLADLKEQVQQLKVRQPTLLTLTLPADLPAELRRFILAGVTVDQLRADCPDQVWPVKITIRSENDGQVAAGELKGPAWQTSLAEVVTPTAVAELLPNDLPVFLRDYFLSDEGLASLREWVNATQLGEGADHEN, encoded by the coding sequence ATGCTGACCTTTATCCATGCGGCTGACTTACATTTAGGGCACCCTTTTCAAGGGCTAGACGGCCAGTTACCACCGGTCTGGGCAGACCGGGTCCAAAGGGCAACCCAGCAAGCCTTCACCAGTTTAATTGACCGGGCGGTCGCTGAGCCGGTTGACCTGGTGGTCCTAGCAGGGGATCTGTTTTACCGGCAGGCCGTTAGCCCCCGGGTTGAAGCAGTTGTCCAGTCTGGGTTTGAGCGCCTAGCTGCCGCGGGCATTCCGGTTTATTTGAGCTTTGGTAACCACGACTTTGGTAACCAGGTTCGTCCGGATTGGCCAAGTAATGTCCACGTTTTTGGCCCAGAAGTTTCTTCGATGACACTGACCACCAAGGCTGGTGTCTCAGTGGTGCTAACCGGTTTTAGTTACCAGCACCGCCACCAGAATCAGGCCGAAATTGATCATTTTCCAAATCGGACGCCCGGTAGTTCAGCCTATTATCTGGGCCTTTACCACGGTGATGTGGGTAGCCGGACTGGTGACTATGCTGGCGCCAGCTTGGGTGACCTACTGGCCAAGAACTATAACTACTGGGCCCTGGGCCACATTCACCAGCGTCAGGTGATTAACCAGGTACCACCAGTCCTTTATCCCGGTAGTTTACAAGGGTTATCAGCTAAGGAAAGTGGTCCCAAGGGCTTTTACCTAGTTCAGCAGGACCGTGATTTTACCCAGGCTCCTGAGTTAAACTTTGTCCCGGTGAGCCCGGTGGTCTGGCAGACAGTGGCCTTGTACCAGGTGGGGAGCTTGGCTGACCTTAAGGAACAGGTGCAGCAATTAAAGGTTAGGCAGCCAACGCTCTTAACCTTAACGCTGCCGGCTGACTTACCCGCAGAGTTAAGACGTTTCATTCTGGCCGGGGTCACGGTTGACCAGCTGCGGGCCGACTGTCCAGACCAAGTTTGGCCAGTTAAGATTACGATTCGATCTGAAAACGACGGCCAAGTAGCAGCCGGTGAATTGAAGGGACCGGCCTGGCAGACCAGCTTAGCTGAAGTGGTGACCCCGACAGCGGTGGCAGAATTATTGCCCAACGACTTACCAGTCTTCCTGCGGGATTACTTTCTAAGCGATGAAGGTTTGGCGAGTTTAAGGGAATGGGTGAACGCCACCCAGCTTGGAGAGGGGGCCGACCATGAAAATTGA